A region of Pseudomonas sp. PDM14 DNA encodes the following proteins:
- a CDS encoding cyclic nucleotide-binding domain-containing protein: MYLLGEQPAYADQLIQRLQSIPNQLLDGMQPSGAPLRLEQVEDLAKILPGNQLYVIESGLLHAQVDDRPLFYLQEGDLVGLRQGIDLPSCRYSSEEALTLVPYTRTEVFKHIYGSEQRQELFIQYLIGHTALLSDALARLKQPEIRPATGFQHFAAGEELIQQGDEADHVFVIIEGHAEAHVDGQKVGDVQKDEIFGAMAVFTREKRSATVIASEPCTVMVIPKDQFLSLMQSNPRIAHSLIESMARRIDLLNKEVTQLRVNREPA, encoded by the coding sequence ATGTACCTACTCGGGGAGCAACCGGCCTACGCCGATCAGCTGATCCAACGTCTGCAGAGCATCCCTAACCAGTTGCTCGATGGTATGCAGCCCAGCGGCGCGCCCCTGCGTCTTGAACAGGTCGAGGATCTGGCGAAGATTCTTCCCGGCAACCAGCTGTACGTCATCGAAAGCGGCCTGCTGCATGCCCAGGTCGATGACCGCCCGCTGTTCTATCTGCAGGAGGGGGACCTGGTCGGATTGCGCCAGGGTATCGACCTGCCGAGCTGCCGTTACAGCAGCGAAGAAGCGCTGACCCTGGTGCCCTACACGCGCACCGAGGTGTTCAAGCACATCTACGGCAGCGAACAACGCCAGGAACTGTTCATCCAGTACCTGATCGGCCATACCGCCCTGCTCTCGGACGCCCTGGCGCGCCTGAAGCAACCGGAAATCCGCCCTGCCACCGGCTTCCAGCACTTCGCCGCTGGTGAGGAGCTGATCCAGCAGGGCGACGAAGCCGATCACGTGTTCGTGATCATCGAAGGCCACGCCGAAGCGCATGTCGATGGGCAGAAGGTCGGCGACGTGCAGAAGGACGAGATTTTCGGCGCCATGGCCGTGTTCACCCGCGAGAAACGCAGCGCCACGGTGATCGCCAGCGAGCCGTGCACGGTCATGGTGATCCCCAAGGACCAGTTCCTCAGCCTGATGCAGAGCAACCCGCGCATCGCCCATAGCCTGATCGAGAGCATGGCGCGCCGCATCGACCTGCTGAACAAGGAAGTCACCCAATTGCGCGTAAACCGCGAGCCGGCGTGA
- a CDS encoding TfoX/Sxy family protein, protein MNDELQHLKNLGKTSSQWLHAVGIHSANDLRRLGAVDAYRAVRARGFRASKVLLYAIEGALLDVHWSELPPAHKAELNGKVDSLGTSNKS, encoded by the coding sequence ATGAATGATGAACTGCAACACCTGAAGAACCTGGGCAAGACGTCGTCGCAATGGCTGCATGCCGTGGGCATTCACAGTGCCAACGACCTGCGCCGCCTGGGCGCCGTGGACGCCTATCGCGCCGTTCGCGCACGCGGTTTCCGTGCCTCCAAGGTGCTGCTCTATGCCATTGAAGGGGCGCTGCTGGATGTACACTGGAGCGAGCTGCCCCCAGCGCACAAGGCCGAGCTCAACGGCAAGGTTGACTCCCTGGGCACAAGCAACAAGAGCTAG
- a CDS encoding pentapeptide repeat-containing protein, whose product MSQPRQLDDPLYRLLHNEDIKGFNSQRPADGPIDLSGGDFRGLDLRLLDAEGIDFSDAYFRGTDLRGLDLREANMEGASIAHAQISGAYFPADISADEVLMSLNFGTRMRYRTR is encoded by the coding sequence ATGAGCCAACCACGTCAGCTCGACGATCCGCTGTATCGGCTACTGCACAACGAAGATATCAAGGGCTTCAACAGCCAGCGCCCGGCCGATGGCCCCATCGACCTCAGCGGTGGCGACTTCCGTGGTCTCGACCTGCGTTTGCTGGACGCCGAGGGCATCGACTTCAGCGACGCCTATTTCCGCGGCACCGACCTGCGCGGCCTGGATCTGCGCGAAGCCAACATGGAAGGGGCCAGCATCGCCCACGCGCAGATCTCCGGCGCCTATTTCCCTGCGGACATCAGCGCCGACGAGGTACTGATGTCGCTCAATTTCGGTACCCGCATGCGCTATCGCACCCGATGA
- a CDS encoding class I SAM-dependent methyltransferase produces the protein MSEITRLFGARAGAYASFRPQYPSALFTWLAANSPGRQRALDIACGNGQASAPLLEHFEQVLACDGSPEQLLAAKDLQGVSSFAATAEAQPLADASLDLIVVGQALHWFATPVFFREVARLLRPGGLFCAWCYSLLRVDAQVDAVLEEFYYGTLDGYWPEGRTSVDAGYSDLQVPFAQIELPPFAIELQWDRPQLLGYLSTWSAVQRLEKASGRDPLIDLLPALEAAWPDGQQQRFVRWPLHFVAGRP, from the coding sequence ATGAGTGAAATCACCCGCCTGTTCGGCGCCCGCGCCGGTGCCTACGCCAGTTTCCGTCCGCAATACCCTTCCGCTCTTTTCACCTGGCTGGCGGCCAACAGCCCCGGCCGTCAGCGCGCGCTGGACATCGCCTGTGGCAATGGCCAGGCCAGCGCACCGCTGCTTGAGCACTTCGAGCAGGTGCTGGCCTGCGACGGCAGCCCCGAACAGCTGCTCGCCGCCAAGGACCTGCAGGGCGTATCCAGCTTCGCCGCCACCGCCGAAGCACAACCGCTGGCGGACGCCAGCCTCGACCTGATCGTCGTCGGCCAGGCGCTGCACTGGTTCGCCACCCCGGTGTTCTTCCGCGAGGTGGCGCGCCTGCTCAGGCCGGGTGGGCTGTTCTGTGCCTGGTGCTACAGCCTGTTGCGAGTCGACGCACAGGTGGATGCGGTACTCGAAGAGTTCTATTACGGCACGCTGGACGGCTACTGGCCCGAAGGCCGCACCAGCGTCGACGCCGGCTATAGCGACCTGCAGGTACCATTCGCCCAGATCGAACTGCCGCCGTTCGCCATCGAACTGCAGTGGGACCGCCCCCAGTTGCTCGGCTACCTGAGCACCTGGTCCGCCGTACAACGCCTGGAAAAGGCCAGCGGCCGCGACCCACTGATCGACCTGCTGCCCGCACTCGAAGCCGCCTGGCCTGACGGACAGCAACAGCGTTTTGTGCGATGGCCGCTACACTTCGTCGCAGGTCGTCCCTGA